The Fulvivirga maritima genome segment TTACTACCTGATCATACAAAAAAGATTACGTTATAAACTTATTAAATGTGATAATAGATTAATCCACCTCAGCTCCTTGTAATACTGGAGTGACTTATTTCTATTTGCCGCAATATAAGCTTCTTGAAAGGTGTGTTTAGTGAGAGAAATCTGGTTTACTCGCCAGTAACTGTAACACTTCTGAAGTAGCCAGATGCTTAGAACTCTTCTTATAAAACCGTACTTCTTGGGTGCCATTCGGTAATAAAGTTATAAGTCCTTTATTGGTCAGCTCGGCCTGTAGATTTAAATAATAATCAGTGAGTGTATTCAGCTTTTCACTATTATCCATTGTTCTTCTTATGTGTTTCCAATCATAACGAAGTTAAACAATAGAAATTGAATGACTGAGAAGAAACCTTTATATTATCTGGTGATTCTCAGTCATTTATTACCTTTCAATTTTATTATAAAGAGGGTTTCACCACAAAAAACTGTCCGTTAGCTCCACCTTCACCAAGCACATTACCGCGTGTTTTATTATCATTATTAAAATAGTATAATGGGTTTCCTTTAAATGTTACCTGGTAGCCCAGTTCATCTTCTCTTTGGAAAGAATCAAAATCATTTGCACTTAATATAGAAGGCAATATCATGTCTTCTGTATTGAATGGAGGCCAGGCTTCTGCACAACCACCTGAGCAGTTACTTACATTTGCCTCATCATTAGTGAAGTCATACAAGCTAACACCTAAGCCATCTACAATATATGCGGTCTGATCGTCTCCTCCATTGATTGTTTGTCTGCCCAGCATAATAGTATAGTCTGGTTTAGCCACAAAGAAAGCTCCTCCTTTCCCGTCACCCTGGATGTCTCCAGTTGGTTCCAAAACCCCGTCACCTTCCGGTGAAAAATAATATAGTGGCCAGCCTTTAACCCTGATTATGCATTAGAAAACTAAAAGTTTAGAAAATCCTTCGATAATTGTGTAAAAAGATCGATTTTGATGAGGTATAAAAATCACCAGAATGGTTACTCAAAATATAGGGTCTTTACCCATTGAATATTCCTCCAAGCCAGTGACACCCTTTGGAGGGATGAGTTTAATGAAACGATTTATCGATCAGGTAGGGATACGAGAAAAATTAGCCGAACTGGCACTTCCATCTCCTGGTTCTAACCGAGGGTATGACCCCAAGCAAATCGTAGAGAGTTTTTGGCTGAGTATCTGGACAGGGGCTAGTAGATACATCCATTGTGACTGGTTGAGATATGATACTGTTTTACAGTCAATTTTTGGATGGGATGGTATGCCTAGCCAAAGTACCTACAGTCGTTTTTTTGGAAAATTCTCTCAATCCCTAAACAACGAAGTATTTCCAGAGCTTCAACAATGGTTCTTTGACCAGCTCCGTTTAGGAGCACTCACCATTGATTTTGATAG includes the following:
- a CDS encoding COG4315 family predicted lipoprotein, which encodes MEPTGDIQGDGKGGAFFVAKPDYTIMLGRQTINGGDDQTAYIVDGLGVSLYDFTNDEANVSNCSGGCAEAWPPFNTEDMILPSILSANDFDSFQREDELGYQVTFKGNPLYYFNNDNKTRGNVLGEGGANGQFFVVKPSL